One part of the Nocardioides zeae genome encodes these proteins:
- a CDS encoding ABC transporter ATP-binding protein yields MSAGEKAMDFVPSARRLVGRMRPHRAKAALVALFAVGSVTATSLGPYLLGRATDLVVAGLVGRDLPAGQTQEQAVAALRASGQGSVADLVEGMRHLVPGRGVDFDAVGQALLIVLGVYVVGALLAWLQGYLLNDVVQSTIRTLRADVERKIHAMPLATFDKAPRGELLSRVTNDIDNVGQTLQQTMSQLLTSLLTVVGILGMMLWISPLLALVALVAVPVSLVLTGAVMKRSQPQFVTQWRRTGSLNAHVEESISGHALVTVMGRRDAVNATFAEQNDQLYDASYRAQFVSGLLMPVMMLIGNVSYVVVAVVGAFRVTAGAITIGDVQAFVQYSRQFNQPLTTVASMMNLLQSGVASAERVFELLDAQEEADASVVGEVGGAGRAGVGARGRGEVAFEHVAFAYDPDRPLIEDLSLVARPGETVAIVGPTGAGKTTLVNLVMRFYELDAGRITLDGVDVTTLSRRELRAQAGMVLQDTWLFEGTIRDNIAYGRPGASDADILEAARATYVDRFVASLPDGYDTVVTENGENLSAGERQLLTIARAFLADPALLILDEATSSVDTRTELLLQRAMGALREDRTSFVIAHRLSTIRDADVILVMEGGRIVEQGTHTELLAADGAYAALYRSQFAASALD; encoded by the coding sequence ATGAGCGCCGGCGAGAAGGCGATGGACTTCGTGCCCTCCGCCCGTCGTCTCGTGGGCCGGATGCGGCCCCACCGCGCGAAGGCCGCGCTCGTCGCGCTCTTCGCCGTCGGCAGCGTGACGGCCACGTCGCTGGGGCCCTACCTGCTGGGCCGGGCGACCGACCTCGTGGTCGCCGGGCTCGTGGGGCGGGACCTCCCGGCCGGGCAGACGCAGGAGCAGGCCGTCGCGGCGCTGCGCGCGTCGGGGCAGGGCTCGGTCGCCGACCTCGTGGAGGGCATGCGCCACCTCGTGCCGGGCCGGGGCGTCGACTTCGACGCCGTCGGCCAGGCCCTGCTGATCGTGCTGGGGGTCTATGTCGTCGGCGCGCTGCTCGCGTGGCTCCAGGGCTACCTGCTCAACGACGTCGTGCAGAGCACGATCCGCACGCTCCGCGCCGACGTCGAGCGCAAGATCCACGCGATGCCGCTCGCGACCTTCGACAAGGCCCCGCGCGGCGAGCTGCTGAGCCGGGTCACCAACGACATCGACAACGTCGGGCAGACGCTGCAGCAGACGATGAGCCAGCTGCTGACCTCGCTCCTCACCGTCGTCGGCATCCTCGGCATGATGCTGTGGATCTCGCCGCTGCTGGCGCTCGTCGCGCTCGTCGCCGTGCCGGTCTCCCTCGTGCTGACGGGGGCCGTGATGAAGCGCAGCCAGCCGCAGTTCGTCACGCAGTGGCGGCGCACCGGCTCCCTCAACGCCCACGTCGAGGAGTCGATCTCGGGGCACGCGCTCGTCACCGTGATGGGCCGGCGGGACGCCGTGAACGCGACGTTCGCCGAGCAGAACGACCAGCTCTACGACGCGTCGTACCGGGCGCAGTTCGTATCGGGGCTCCTCATGCCGGTCATGATGCTGATCGGCAACGTCTCCTACGTGGTCGTCGCCGTCGTCGGCGCCTTCCGGGTGACTGCCGGCGCCATCACGATCGGCGACGTGCAGGCGTTCGTCCAGTACTCCCGCCAGTTCAACCAGCCCCTCACCACCGTGGCCTCGATGATGAACCTGCTGCAGTCGGGCGTCGCGTCGGCCGAGCGCGTCTTCGAGCTGCTCGACGCCCAGGAGGAGGCCGACGCGTCGGTGGTCGGCGAGGTGGGTGGAGCCGGGCGGGCCGGCGTCGGCGCGCGGGGGCGCGGCGAGGTCGCTTTCGAGCACGTCGCCTTCGCCTACGACCCCGACCGCCCCCTCATCGAGGACCTGTCGCTCGTGGCGCGCCCCGGCGAGACCGTGGCGATCGTGGGGCCGACCGGCGCCGGCAAGACGACGCTCGTCAACCTCGTGATGCGCTTCTACGAGCTCGACGCCGGCCGCATCACCCTCGACGGCGTCGACGTCACCACGCTGTCGCGCCGCGAGCTCCGGGCGCAGGCGGGCATGGTGCTCCAGGACACCTGGCTGTTCGAGGGCACGATCCGCGACAACATCGCCTACGGACGCCCGGGCGCGAGCGACGCCGACATCCTCGAGGCCGCCCGCGCGACGTACGTCGACCGGTTCGTCGCCTCGCTGCCCGACGGCTACGACACCGTCGTCACGGAGAACGGCGAGAACCTGTCGGCGGGGGAGCGGCAGCTCCTCACCATCGCCCGCGCGTTCCTCGCGGACCCGGCGCTGCTCATCCTCGACGAGGCGACCAGCTCCGTCGACACGCGCACCGAGCTGCTGCTGCAGCGGGCGATGGGGGCGCTGCGGGAGGACCGCACGTCCTTCGTCATCGCCCACCGGCTCTCCACGATCCGCGACGCCGACGTCATCCTCGTGATGGAGGGGGGACGGATCGTCGAGCAGGGCACGCACACCGAGCTGCTCGCGGCGGACGGGGCGTACGCCGCGCTCTACCGCTCGCAGTTCGCGGCGAGCGCGCTGGACTGA
- a CDS encoding ABC transporter ATP-binding protein codes for MLFRLLREHLQPYRARLLAIALLQLGSTGAMLYLPNLNATIIDDGVVQGDTGHVLRIGVVMLVVCLGQTTCQVAAVWFSARVAMSVGRDLRGALFSRVTGFSGREVGQFGAPSLITRVTNDVQQVQMLTLMTCSIAISVPIMMVGGIAMALHTDVGLSWIFAVVVPTMFVAVGIVVRGMVPSFRAQQGRIDGVNRVLREQITGIRVVRAFVREPEETDRFADANEQLTQVSIRAGRWLATLFPVVMLIVNVASVAVIWFGGHRVDSGDLGVGQLTAFLAYLMQIVMSVMMGTFMLMQIPRAAVCADRIAEVLDTSTSVLPPEQPVTVVSGHAELELDGVGFTHPGAQSPVLADVSFRAGPGETVAVIGSTGSGKTTLVDLVARLMDVTEGAVRIDGVDVRRLDPAALWERIGLVPQRAFLFSGTIASNLRHGKPDATDGELWEALEVAQARDFVAALPDGLDAPVAQGGTNFSGGQRQRLSIARALVRRPEIYLFDDSFSALDLATDARLRAGLRPWTTESCVLVVAQRVSTIREADLILVLEDGRLVGAGRHDDLVDSCATYAEIVASQLSAEEAA; via the coding sequence ATGCTCTTCCGCCTGCTCCGCGAGCACCTGCAGCCCTACCGGGCCCGGCTGCTCGCCATCGCGCTGCTGCAGCTCGGCTCCACGGGCGCGATGCTCTACCTGCCCAACCTCAACGCGACGATCATCGACGACGGCGTCGTGCAGGGCGACACGGGCCACGTGCTGCGCATCGGCGTCGTCATGCTCGTCGTCTGCCTCGGCCAGACCACCTGCCAGGTCGCGGCCGTGTGGTTCTCGGCGCGGGTCGCCATGAGCGTGGGTCGCGACCTCCGGGGCGCCCTGTTCAGCCGCGTCACCGGCTTCTCCGGCCGGGAGGTCGGCCAGTTCGGGGCGCCGTCCCTCATCACCCGCGTCACCAACGACGTGCAGCAGGTGCAGATGCTGACGCTGATGACCTGCAGCATCGCCATCTCGGTGCCGATCATGATGGTCGGCGGCATCGCGATGGCGCTGCACACCGACGTCGGCCTCTCGTGGATCTTCGCCGTCGTGGTGCCGACCATGTTCGTCGCCGTCGGCATCGTCGTGCGGGGCATGGTGCCGAGCTTCCGCGCCCAGCAGGGACGCATCGACGGCGTCAACCGGGTCCTGCGCGAGCAGATCACCGGCATCCGCGTCGTGCGGGCCTTCGTGCGCGAGCCCGAGGAGACCGACCGGTTCGCCGACGCCAACGAGCAGCTGACCCAGGTGTCGATCCGCGCCGGGCGCTGGCTCGCCACGCTGTTCCCCGTCGTCATGCTCATCGTCAACGTGGCCTCGGTCGCCGTCATCTGGTTCGGCGGCCACCGCGTCGACTCCGGCGACCTCGGCGTCGGCCAGCTCACGGCCTTCCTGGCCTACCTCATGCAGATCGTCATGTCGGTGATGATGGGCACCTTCATGCTCATGCAGATCCCGCGCGCCGCGGTCTGCGCCGACCGCATCGCCGAGGTGCTCGACACCAGCACGAGCGTGCTGCCGCCGGAGCAGCCGGTGACCGTCGTGTCGGGCCACGCCGAGCTCGAGCTGGACGGGGTGGGGTTCACCCACCCGGGCGCCCAGAGCCCGGTCCTCGCGGACGTGTCGTTCCGGGCCGGCCCGGGCGAGACCGTCGCCGTCATCGGCTCCACGGGCTCGGGCAAGACGACGCTCGTCGACCTCGTCGCCCGGCTCATGGACGTCACGGAGGGCGCGGTGCGCATCGACGGCGTCGACGTGCGCCGGCTGGATCCCGCCGCCCTGTGGGAGCGCATCGGCCTCGTGCCGCAACGGGCCTTCCTCTTCAGCGGCACCATCGCCAGCAACCTGCGGCACGGCAAGCCCGACGCCACCGACGGCGAGCTGTGGGAGGCGCTCGAGGTCGCGCAGGCGCGGGACTTCGTCGCCGCGCTGCCCGACGGCCTGGACGCGCCGGTCGCCCAGGGCGGCACCAACTTCTCGGGGGGCCAACGCCAGCGGCTGTCCATCGCCCGCGCCCTCGTGCGCCGCCCCGAGATCTACCTCTTCGACGACTCGTTCTCGGCGCTCGACCTCGCCACCGACGCCCGGCTCCGCGCCGGCCTCCGGCCGTGGACGACGGAGTCCTGCGTGCTCGTCGTCGCGCAGCGCGTCTCCACCATCCGCGAGGCCGACCTCATCCTGGTGCTCGAGGACGGACGCCTCGTCGGCGCGGGACGCCACGACGACCTCGTGGACTCCTGCGCGACGTACGCCGAGATCGTCGCCTCCCAGCTGAGCGCGGAGGAGGCGGCGTGA
- a CDS encoding TetR/AcrR family transcriptional regulator: protein MSPRATPMAPDERRRTILEAAVPLILERGQSATTRQIAEAAGVAEGTVFRVFPTKEDLLDAVLDAALDPTRFLEELEAVDRSLPLEPRLVAATTVVQGRFREIFGVMTALGIQGPPRRSRHDDEDALAARRRSLQAVVELVEPDADAFRVPPREVARMLRLLTFSGSHPHLSADEPLTAEEIVAVVLRGTLAPTTTTPDRSA from the coding sequence GTGAGCCCCCGAGCGACGCCGATGGCGCCCGACGAACGCCGCCGCACGATCCTCGAGGCGGCGGTGCCGCTCATCCTCGAGCGGGGGCAGTCCGCGACGACGCGCCAGATCGCCGAGGCGGCCGGCGTCGCGGAGGGCACCGTGTTCCGGGTCTTCCCGACGAAGGAGGACCTGCTCGACGCGGTGCTCGACGCGGCGCTCGACCCGACCCGGTTCCTCGAGGAGCTCGAGGCGGTCGACCGCTCGCTGCCGCTCGAGCCGCGCCTCGTCGCCGCGACGACGGTCGTGCAGGGTCGCTTCCGGGAGATCTTCGGCGTCATGACGGCACTCGGCATCCAGGGACCGCCGCGGCGTTCCCGGCACGACGACGAGGACGCGCTCGCCGCGCGGCGGCGCTCGCTGCAGGCGGTCGTCGAGCTCGTGGAGCCGGACGCCGACGCCTTCCGCGTGCCGCCGCGCGAGGTGGCACGGATGCTCCGCCTCCTCACCTTCTCCGGCAGCCACCCGCACCTCTCGGCCGACGAGCCGCTGACGGCGGAGGAGATCGTCGCCGTCGTCCTCCGCGGCACGCTCGCGCCCACCACGACCACCCCCGACAGGAGCGCGTGA
- a CDS encoding O-acetyl-ADP-ribose deacetylase — MGYAEVTVVQGDITQQHVDAVVNAANRRMRGGGGVDGAIHRAGGPAVLEDCRRRFPHGLATGDAGWTTAGDLPARWVVHVVGPNHAAGETDRALLVSCYARALAVADELGARTVAFPLVSAGIYGWPRQDAIDCAVATLAGTPTAVEEARIVAHDAATAEQVRASLSE, encoded by the coding sequence ATGGGGTACGCCGAGGTCACCGTCGTCCAGGGCGACATCACGCAGCAGCACGTCGATGCCGTCGTCAACGCCGCGAACCGCCGCATGCGGGGCGGGGGCGGGGTAGACGGCGCGATCCACCGGGCGGGCGGGCCGGCGGTGCTCGAGGACTGCCGCCGCCGGTTCCCGCACGGCCTCGCGACGGGGGATGCCGGCTGGACGACCGCGGGGGACCTGCCGGCGCGCTGGGTGGTCCACGTCGTCGGGCCCAACCACGCGGCGGGGGAGACGGACCGTGCGCTGCTCGTCTCCTGCTACGCGCGGGCCCTCGCCGTGGCCGACGAGCTCGGGGCCCGCACGGTGGCGTTCCCCCTGGTGAGCGCGGGGATCTACGGCTGGCCGCGGCAGGACGCGATCGACTGTGCCGTCGCGACGCTGGCCGGCACGCCGACGGCCGTCGAGGAGGCGCGCATCGTGGCCCACGACGCCGCGACCGCCGAGCAGGTCCGCGCCAGCTTGTCTGAGTGA
- a CDS encoding DNA topoisomerase IB: protein MPRLRRTSPDQPGWTRVRAGRGFSYRDEHGERLDDRARERVEALVIPPAWKDVWITPHDNGHLQAVGTDDAGRRQYLYHPAWREKRDAEKFARMVEFGASLARARSVVVGHLGLDGMPEPRAAATAVRLLDLGYFRIGNDVYADENGSFGLTTLERRHVRRAGEALVFRFTGKSGVDHEIHIDDTAVVAAIAMMRRRRAEDPRLLAYKEVRQWRSVLPALVNDYVRVTTGIEATAKDFRTWHATVLAAVALARTEEPGETAASRKRAVSGTMKEVAAFLGNTPTLARSSYVDPRVVTAYENGRTIAAALRRADREHADDVDARQAALERATLRLLG from the coding sequence GTGCCGCGACTCCGCCGAACCTCACCCGACCAGCCCGGGTGGACGCGGGTGCGCGCCGGCCGGGGGTTCAGCTATCGCGACGAGCACGGGGAGCGGCTCGACGACCGGGCCCGGGAGCGCGTCGAGGCCCTCGTGATCCCGCCGGCGTGGAAGGACGTGTGGATCACGCCGCACGACAACGGCCACCTGCAGGCGGTCGGCACGGACGACGCCGGACGGCGGCAGTACCTCTACCACCCCGCCTGGCGCGAGAAGCGCGACGCGGAGAAGTTCGCGCGGATGGTCGAGTTCGGCGCGTCCCTCGCCCGTGCGCGTTCCGTCGTCGTCGGCCACCTCGGGCTGGACGGCATGCCGGAGCCGCGGGCCGCGGCCACGGCCGTGCGCCTCCTCGACCTCGGCTACTTCCGCATCGGCAACGACGTGTACGCCGACGAGAACGGCAGCTTCGGCCTCACCACGCTCGAGCGGCGGCACGTCCGGCGCGCCGGGGAGGCGCTCGTCTTCCGGTTCACGGGCAAGTCGGGCGTCGACCACGAGATCCACATCGACGACACCGCCGTCGTGGCCGCGATCGCGATGATGCGCCGCCGCCGGGCCGAGGACCCGCGCCTGCTCGCCTACAAGGAGGTGCGGCAGTGGCGCTCCGTGCTGCCCGCGCTGGTCAACGACTACGTGCGCGTCACCACGGGCATCGAGGCCACCGCGAAGGACTTCCGCACCTGGCACGCCACGGTCCTCGCCGCCGTGGCCCTCGCCCGCACCGAGGAGCCGGGGGAGACGGCGGCGTCCCGCAAGCGGGCCGTCAGCGGCACGATGAAGGAGGTCGCGGCCTTCCTCGGCAACACCCCGACCCTCGCGCGGAGCTCCTACGTCGACCCGCGCGTGGTCACGGCGTACGAGAACGGCCGCACGATCGCGGCGGCCCTCCGGCGCGCCGACCGCGAGCACGCCGACGACGTCGACGCCCGGCAGGCGGCGCTGGAGCGGGCCACGCTGCGGTTGCTGGGGTAG
- a CDS encoding class I SAM-dependent methyltransferase, with translation MTEPLLRVLTRMRAHLLDPDALVRAVGSGRQKGTTPAWRRVELRYVDLKAGRHLQVTRYDATQAHTANHAAGSAEAREVVDALLDEPFANWHVDTTTQQHQVRVTKRLEAVVHTTERAQAVEAERGHDRDKDRLLEPGDPVLVALGISDAEGRVKPTRQAKLRQVEEFCRLLDTAVVDAIAKGHLRRPTAEEPLRMVDLGCGNAYLTFAAHRFLSHVRGLPVHLVGVDVKEQSREHSTAVAAGLGVGDELEFVVGSIADADLGALLPERPEVVLALHACDTATDEALARAVDWEAALVLAAPCCHHDVAAQLRKAPTPAPYQVLTRHGILRERFADTLTDGLRASLMRLSGYRVEVVQFVESQHTPRNTLLRAVRTGSPVRGGAVRKEYDELVATWGIRPRLAELLAEGSTGVAGDR, from the coding sequence GTGACCGAGCCCCTCCTCCGCGTCCTTACCCGGATGCGTGCCCACCTCCTCGACCCCGACGCGCTGGTGCGCGCCGTGGGCTCGGGGCGCCAGAAGGGCACGACCCCGGCGTGGCGGCGGGTCGAGCTGCGCTACGTCGACCTCAAGGCGGGGCGGCACCTGCAGGTGACCCGGTACGACGCGACCCAGGCCCACACCGCCAACCACGCCGCCGGGTCCGCCGAGGCGCGCGAGGTGGTGGACGCGCTGCTCGACGAGCCGTTCGCGAACTGGCACGTCGACACGACGACCCAGCAGCACCAGGTGCGGGTCACGAAGCGGCTCGAGGCGGTCGTCCACACGACGGAGCGCGCGCAGGCGGTCGAGGCCGAGCGCGGGCACGACCGCGACAAGGACCGGCTGCTGGAGCCGGGCGACCCGGTGCTGGTGGCCCTCGGGATCTCCGACGCCGAGGGCCGGGTCAAGCCGACGCGGCAGGCGAAGCTGCGCCAGGTCGAGGAGTTCTGCCGGCTCCTCGACACGGCGGTCGTCGACGCGATCGCCAAGGGCCACCTGCGCCGTCCGACCGCCGAGGAACCGCTGCGGATGGTCGACCTGGGCTGCGGCAACGCCTACCTGACCTTCGCCGCGCACCGCTTCCTCAGCCACGTCCGCGGGCTGCCGGTGCACCTCGTCGGCGTGGACGTGAAGGAGCAGTCCCGCGAGCACAGCACGGCCGTGGCGGCCGGGCTCGGCGTGGGCGACGAGCTCGAGTTCGTCGTCGGGTCGATCGCGGACGCCGACCTCGGTGCGCTGCTGCCCGAGCGGCCCGAGGTGGTGCTCGCGCTCCACGCCTGCGACACCGCCACCGACGAGGCGCTCGCCCGGGCCGTCGACTGGGAGGCGGCGCTCGTGCTCGCGGCGCCCTGCTGCCACCACGACGTGGCGGCCCAGCTGCGCAAGGCGCCGACGCCCGCGCCGTACCAGGTGCTCACGCGCCACGGCATCCTCCGCGAGCGGTTCGCCGACACGCTGACCGACGGGCTGCGCGCCTCGCTGATGCGGCTGTCGGGCTACCGGGTCGAGGTCGTGCAGTTCGTGGAGAGCCAGCACACGCCGCGCAACACCCTGCTCCGCGCGGTGCGCACGGGGTCGCCGGTGAGGGGCGGCGCGGTGCGCAAGGAGTACGACGAGCTGGTCGCCACCTGGGGGATCCGACCCCGCCTGGCGGAGCTGCTGGCCGAGGGCTCCACGGGCGTCGCCGGGGACCGGTGA
- a CDS encoding NADH:flavin oxidoreductase/NADH oxidase, translated as MTSSTTPLLLTPTTLRSVTVPNRVWLAPMCQYSATDGMPNDWHLAHLGARVTGGFGLVLTEATAVVPEGRISPEDTGIWNDEQAAAWRRITDFAHTWSPHGSTPIGIQLAHAGRKASTWAPWRGGQDGSGRGRGSVPLDQGGWTTLGPSASAYEGFAEPREMTTDEIAAVVTAFGDGARRAHEAGFDVVEVHAAHGYLLHQFLSPLANQRTDAYGGSFENRIRLVVEVVDAVRAAWPEEKPVLVRLSATDWVEGGWTPEESTRLAAVLAEHGVDLVDVSSGGLDARQEITAGPGYQVPFATQVRSAGLPVGAVGEITDPDQAEEILATGLADVVLLARVALREPAWPLRAAAELGVGRRSAPYPAQYTRGAWPDAG; from the coding sequence GTGACCTCCTCCACGACGCCGTTGCTCCTGACGCCCACGACCCTGCGCTCCGTCACCGTCCCCAACCGGGTGTGGCTGGCGCCGATGTGCCAGTACTCGGCCACCGACGGGATGCCGAACGACTGGCACCTCGCCCACCTCGGGGCCCGGGTGACGGGCGGGTTCGGGCTGGTGCTCACGGAGGCCACCGCGGTGGTGCCCGAGGGTCGGATCAGCCCGGAGGACACGGGCATCTGGAACGACGAGCAGGCCGCTGCGTGGCGCCGCATCACCGACTTCGCCCACACCTGGTCGCCGCACGGCTCGACGCCCATCGGCATCCAGCTCGCCCACGCGGGGCGCAAGGCGTCGACGTGGGCGCCGTGGCGCGGCGGTCAGGACGGCTCGGGCCGGGGCCGCGGCTCGGTCCCGCTCGACCAGGGCGGCTGGACCACGCTGGGGCCGAGCGCGTCGGCGTACGAGGGGTTCGCCGAGCCGCGGGAGATGACCACCGACGAGATCGCGGCCGTCGTGACGGCGTTCGGCGACGGTGCGCGCCGGGCGCACGAGGCCGGGTTCGACGTGGTCGAGGTGCACGCCGCGCACGGCTACCTGCTCCACCAGTTCCTCTCGCCGCTGGCGAACCAGCGGACGGACGCCTACGGCGGCTCGTTCGAGAACCGCATCCGCCTCGTGGTGGAGGTCGTCGACGCCGTCCGCGCCGCGTGGCCGGAGGAGAAGCCGGTGCTGGTGCGGCTCTCCGCGACCGACTGGGTCGAGGGCGGCTGGACGCCGGAGGAGTCGACGCGGCTCGCCGCGGTGCTGGCCGAGCACGGGGTCGACCTCGTCGACGTGTCGAGCGGGGGCCTCGACGCGCGGCAGGAGATCACGGCGGGGCCGGGCTACCAGGTGCCGTTCGCGACCCAGGTGCGCTCGGCCGGTCTCCCCGTCGGCGCCGTCGGTGAGATCACCGACCCGGACCAGGCCGAGGAGATCCTCGCCACCGGGCTGGCCGACGTCGTGCTGCTGGCCCGGGTCGCCCTGCGCGAGCCGGCCTGGCCGCTCCGCGCGGCGGCGGAGCTGGGCGTGGGGCGCCGTTCCGCGCCGTACCCGGCCCAGTACACCCGCGGCGCCTGGCCCGACGCTGGTTGA